One Bombus fervidus isolate BK054 chromosome 2, iyBomFerv1, whole genome shotgun sequence DNA segment encodes these proteins:
- the Acxd gene encoding adenylyl cyclase X D isoform X2, which yields MVSIENCVPDVVICSLVSALLCPLIAISFRSKIIARNTYLPVMLSCLIVVLLVVGDLAVPLYYTLLYNDDIPPIRPAYATHALLACYVFLPLTENLHAFVLGITATICYLATLLLITYRNTFDYSTKIITDTIYFACVNGLGLYFRFMNEIVIRRSFLDHRKCVESTLRLNYEKDQEEQLTRSILPQHIAAKIKKDFRDIFRFIEEHKKPPPKGRPHNDLCVETHNNVSILYADVVNFSGLTVTLPVRKLVETLNDLFGSFDEASERHNVLRIKFLGDCYYCVSGVPTPNSQHAKNCVDLGLDMIKIIKDVRAKVRRESGVDVNMRIGVHSGNIISGILGNNKWQYDVWSRDVVIANKMEQTGKPGKVHVTQQTLDLVNANEYDCVPVESLNDEVLKKYGIRSYLITPSTPDPPSTQNSENTLTVMTPSTPPVSNKHYVRFYVRSSVTNAASRSSRRLTATINNHVDMFPGSCRRRTHFMDSCLRDYHLMLKAADAEMENAIKKMPLTKWKQWCKWEEMNPIFLTFQQWNWEIPFLKEPDPLFKFYIGSAVFVLIFMGLIYLVPTFSLSKWHLSTTISYATAILFLIALLPIAWMHFAWNRYKDPHDEHEGHIPHPRNKLLCFLYQTSIKVVWSAFLRTVLYLVITIMLATCAMFDMIFECKNVNELASNNITSSVLDPDGTKLDCVATPWQMTQTCSLAILTSFLFLRLHYILKLVIGIIVVIFYSWNVWAYRSNLFQSGERWNPHLEPRLAHILSIVFLAFSLHLIDRQAEYLSRLDYLWKRQLTKEQDEAFHTRNANKLLLRNILPEHVAEFYLNMNRTEENEPYHEAHNNVAVMFASLTDVSIDGSNTLADLNEIICEFDKLLFEPCYVCRIEKIKIAGTTYMAACGLEAGRRDSMRSTVSEENFNDNVVKVMAQFAAEMMAVLDKLKRKSFYTSKPYRLRIGISHGEVTAGVVGAQKPLYDIWGDAVNMASRMDTTGVPGKIQVTAETAAVLEQQDVKCHLRGETYVKPKGFVTTYFVGIDDNRQLQRADSIEETSL from the exons ATG GTCAGCATAGAGAATTGTGTGCCGGATGTGGTGATCTGCAGTCTGGTGAGCGCGCTACTATGCCCGCTAATCGCGATCTCGTTCAGGTCGAAAATTATCGCTAGGAACACCTATTTACCGGTCATGTTGTCCTGCTTGATCGTAGTGCTACTGGTAGTCGGTGACTTGGCCGTTCCCTTGTACTACACCCTCCTCTATAACGACGACATACCACCGATAAG ACCTGCGTACGCGACTCACGCGCTCCTGGCGTGTTACGTTTTCCTGCCTCTTACGGAGAATCTACACGCTTTCGTACTCGGGATCACGGCTACCATATGTTACCTAGCCACTCTCTTGTTAATCACTTACAGAAACACATTCGATTATAGCACAAAG atcATTACAGACACTATATACTTTGCTTGCGTGAATGGTCTCGGATTGTACTTCAGATTTATGAATGAAATTGTTATCAGACGATCGTTCCTAGATCACCGCAAGTGTGTGGAATCGACACTGCGGTTGAATTATGAGAAAGATCAGGAA gaGCAACTTACGCGGAGTATATTGCCTCAACATATAGCTgcaaagataaagaaagattttagggacatttttagatttataGAAGAACATAAAAAGCCTCCTCCCAAAGGTCGTCCTCATAA TGATTTATGCGTCGAAACGCACAACAACGTAAGCATTTTATATGCTGACGTGGTGAATTTTTCCGGACTAACCGTGACATTGCCCGTACGAAAATTAGTAGAGACATTGAACGATTTGTTCGGTAGTTTTGATGAGGCTTCCGAAAGGCATAATGTTCTGCGTATCAAATTCTTAGGTGATTGTTACTATTGCGTAAGCGGAGTACCGACTCCGAATTCTCAGCATGCAAAAAACTGCGTAGATTTAg GCCTTGATATGATAAAGATCATCAAAGATGTGAGAGCAAAAGTACGTCGCGAGAGCGGTGTGGATGTAAATATGAGAATAGGAGTTCACTCGGGCAACATAATATCGGGGATCCTGGGTAACAACAAGTGGCAGTATGATGTCTGGTCACGCGATGTCGTTATAGCTAACAAAATGGAGCAAACAGGAAAACCCGGAAAGGTTCATGTTACACAGCAAACATTGGACCTCGTGAACGCTAACGAATACGACTGCGTTCCGGTGGAGTCCTTGAATGACGAGGTTCTCAAGAAATACGGAATTCGAAGTTACTTGATAACACCTTCGACTCCAGACCCTCCGTCTACGCAG AACAGCGAGAACACCTTGACAGTCATGACTCCAAGCACCCCTCCGGTGTCCAACAAGCATTACGTGAGATTCTACGTACGAAGCAGCGTTACTAACGCTGCCTCGAGAAGCAGTAGACGACTTACTGCTACTATAAATAATCACGTTGATATGTTCCCCGGCTCTTGCAGACGACGTACACACTTTATGGACTCCTGTTTGCGAGATTATCATCTGATGCTCAAAGCGGCAGATGCGGAGATGGAGAATGCTATTAAGAAAATGCCTCTCACCAAGTGGAA GCAATGGTGCAAGTGGGAAGAGATGAAtccaatatttttaacatttcaacAGTGGAATTGGGAGATACCGTTTCTGAAAGAACCAGACCcacttttcaaattttatatcggTTCCGCTGTTTTCGTTCTGATTTTTATGGGACTCATTTACCTGGTGCCtacattttctctttctaa GTGGCATTTAAGCACAACGATTAGTTACGCGACAGCGATATTATTTTTGATTGCTTTACTGCCGATAGCTTGGATGCACTTTGCGTGGAACCGATATAAGGACCCACATGATGAACATGAAGGACATATACCGCATCCTCGCAATAAATTATTGTGTTTTCTATATCAAACTAGCATAAAG GTCGTTTGGAGTGCATTCCTCAGGACAGTGCTATACTTGGTAATAACGATAATGCTAGCAACGTGTGCCATGTTTGACATGATT TTTGAATGCAAAAATGTGAATGAGCTTGcaagtaataatataacatCCAGCGTGTTGGATCCTGATGGTACGAAACTTGATTGCGTGGCTACACCTTGG CAAATGACGCAAACTTGCTCCTTGGCAATTCTGACAAGCTTTCTGTTTTTGAGACTCCATTATATCCTAAAGTTAGTAATAGGCATCATAGTagtgatattttattcgtgGAATGTTTGGGCGTATCGTTCAAATTTGTTTCAG TCAGGCGAAAGATGGAATCCACATTTAGAACCAAGACTGGCTCACATTTTAAGCATAGTTTTCCTTGCCTTTTCGTTGCATCTCATAGATCGTCAG gCAGAATATCTGAGCAGATTGGACTACTTATGGAAACGTCAATTGACCAAGGAACAAGATGAAGCATTCCATACGAGGAACGCTAATAAACTTCTACtacgtaatattttaccaGAACATGTTG CGGAGTTCTATTTGAACATGAACAGAACAGAAGAAAACGAGCCCTATCACGAAGCTCATAATAACGTGGCCGTCATGTTTGCTTCATTAACGGACGTATCCATTGATGGAAGTAATACTCTGGCAGATCTAAACGAGATCATATGTGAATttgacaaattattatttgagcCATGCTACGTTTGTCGAAttgaaaaaatcaaaattgctg GTACCACCTATATGGCAGCTTGTGGATTGGAAGCCGGTCGACGAGATTCGATGCGTAGCACAGTAAGCGAGGAAAATTTCAACGACAATGTGGTAAAAGTTATGGCTCAGTTCGCAGCCGAGATGATGGCAGTACTAGATAAATTGAAGAGGAAATCTTTTTACACATCCAAACCTTATAG aCTAAGAATTGGAATATCACATGGCGAAGTAACAGCAGGAGTAGTAGGCGCTCAAAAGCCATTGTATGATATCTGGGGTGATGCTGTGAACATGGCATCGAGAATGGATACGACAGGTGTTCCAGGAAAAATACAG GTTACGGCAGAGACTGCAGCTGTTCTTGAACAGCAAGATGTTAAGTGTCACCTTCGAGGAGAAACGTATGTCAAACCGAAAGGATTCGTTACAACATACTTTGTTGGTATCGACGATAACCGACAACTTCAAAGAGCGGATTCTATCGAGGAGACCAGTCTGTGA
- the Acxd gene encoding adenylyl cyclase X D isoform X1, translated as MDVGLVTRASLNSLHMGDVRIVSPNSLDEWTCSSLRKQFKYKGLEKLFTVYQRRIQYGYLSLFVLLQLALGITYCLILVTMVSIENCVPDVVICSLVSALLCPLIAISFRSKIIARNTYLPVMLSCLIVVLLVVGDLAVPLYYTLLYNDDIPPIRPAYATHALLACYVFLPLTENLHAFVLGITATICYLATLLLITYRNTFDYSTKIITDTIYFACVNGLGLYFRFMNEIVIRRSFLDHRKCVESTLRLNYEKDQEEQLTRSILPQHIAAKIKKDFRDIFRFIEEHKKPPPKGRPHNDLCVETHNNVSILYADVVNFSGLTVTLPVRKLVETLNDLFGSFDEASERHNVLRIKFLGDCYYCVSGVPTPNSQHAKNCVDLGLDMIKIIKDVRAKVRRESGVDVNMRIGVHSGNIISGILGNNKWQYDVWSRDVVIANKMEQTGKPGKVHVTQQTLDLVNANEYDCVPVESLNDEVLKKYGIRSYLITPSTPDPPSTQNSENTLTVMTPSTPPVSNKHYVRFYVRSSVTNAASRSSRRLTATINNHVDMFPGSCRRRTHFMDSCLRDYHLMLKAADAEMENAIKKMPLTKWKQWCKWEEMNPIFLTFQQWNWEIPFLKEPDPLFKFYIGSAVFVLIFMGLIYLVPTFSLSKWHLSTTISYATAILFLIALLPIAWMHFAWNRYKDPHDEHEGHIPHPRNKLLCFLYQTSIKVVWSAFLRTVLYLVITIMLATCAMFDMIFECKNVNELASNNITSSVLDPDGTKLDCVATPWQMTQTCSLAILTSFLFLRLHYILKLVIGIIVVIFYSWNVWAYRSNLFQSGERWNPHLEPRLAHILSIVFLAFSLHLIDRQAEYLSRLDYLWKRQLTKEQDEAFHTRNANKLLLRNILPEHVAEFYLNMNRTEENEPYHEAHNNVAVMFASLTDVSIDGSNTLADLNEIICEFDKLLFEPCYVCRIEKIKIAGTTYMAACGLEAGRRDSMRSTVSEENFNDNVVKVMAQFAAEMMAVLDKLKRKSFYTSKPYRLRIGISHGEVTAGVVGAQKPLYDIWGDAVNMASRMDTTGVPGKIQVTAETAAVLEQQDVKCHLRGETYVKPKGFVTTYFVGIDDNRQLQRADSIEETSL; from the exons ATGGACGTGGGTCTGGTCACTCGTGCATCCTTGAATTCTCTGCACATGGGCGATGTCCGAATTGTCTCCCCGAATAGCCTCGACGAGTGGACCTGCTCCAGTTTGCGA AAACAGTTCAAATACAAGGGCCTAGAGAAGCTTTTCACGGTTTACCAAAGGAGGATTCAGTATGGTTATCTGTCACTCTTCGTACTCTTGCAATTGGCCCTCGGAATCACGTATTGTTTGATTCTGGTTACAATG GTCAGCATAGAGAATTGTGTGCCGGATGTGGTGATCTGCAGTCTGGTGAGCGCGCTACTATGCCCGCTAATCGCGATCTCGTTCAGGTCGAAAATTATCGCTAGGAACACCTATTTACCGGTCATGTTGTCCTGCTTGATCGTAGTGCTACTGGTAGTCGGTGACTTGGCCGTTCCCTTGTACTACACCCTCCTCTATAACGACGACATACCACCGATAAG ACCTGCGTACGCGACTCACGCGCTCCTGGCGTGTTACGTTTTCCTGCCTCTTACGGAGAATCTACACGCTTTCGTACTCGGGATCACGGCTACCATATGTTACCTAGCCACTCTCTTGTTAATCACTTACAGAAACACATTCGATTATAGCACAAAG atcATTACAGACACTATATACTTTGCTTGCGTGAATGGTCTCGGATTGTACTTCAGATTTATGAATGAAATTGTTATCAGACGATCGTTCCTAGATCACCGCAAGTGTGTGGAATCGACACTGCGGTTGAATTATGAGAAAGATCAGGAA gaGCAACTTACGCGGAGTATATTGCCTCAACATATAGCTgcaaagataaagaaagattttagggacatttttagatttataGAAGAACATAAAAAGCCTCCTCCCAAAGGTCGTCCTCATAA TGATTTATGCGTCGAAACGCACAACAACGTAAGCATTTTATATGCTGACGTGGTGAATTTTTCCGGACTAACCGTGACATTGCCCGTACGAAAATTAGTAGAGACATTGAACGATTTGTTCGGTAGTTTTGATGAGGCTTCCGAAAGGCATAATGTTCTGCGTATCAAATTCTTAGGTGATTGTTACTATTGCGTAAGCGGAGTACCGACTCCGAATTCTCAGCATGCAAAAAACTGCGTAGATTTAg GCCTTGATATGATAAAGATCATCAAAGATGTGAGAGCAAAAGTACGTCGCGAGAGCGGTGTGGATGTAAATATGAGAATAGGAGTTCACTCGGGCAACATAATATCGGGGATCCTGGGTAACAACAAGTGGCAGTATGATGTCTGGTCACGCGATGTCGTTATAGCTAACAAAATGGAGCAAACAGGAAAACCCGGAAAGGTTCATGTTACACAGCAAACATTGGACCTCGTGAACGCTAACGAATACGACTGCGTTCCGGTGGAGTCCTTGAATGACGAGGTTCTCAAGAAATACGGAATTCGAAGTTACTTGATAACACCTTCGACTCCAGACCCTCCGTCTACGCAG AACAGCGAGAACACCTTGACAGTCATGACTCCAAGCACCCCTCCGGTGTCCAACAAGCATTACGTGAGATTCTACGTACGAAGCAGCGTTACTAACGCTGCCTCGAGAAGCAGTAGACGACTTACTGCTACTATAAATAATCACGTTGATATGTTCCCCGGCTCTTGCAGACGACGTACACACTTTATGGACTCCTGTTTGCGAGATTATCATCTGATGCTCAAAGCGGCAGATGCGGAGATGGAGAATGCTATTAAGAAAATGCCTCTCACCAAGTGGAA GCAATGGTGCAAGTGGGAAGAGATGAAtccaatatttttaacatttcaacAGTGGAATTGGGAGATACCGTTTCTGAAAGAACCAGACCcacttttcaaattttatatcggTTCCGCTGTTTTCGTTCTGATTTTTATGGGACTCATTTACCTGGTGCCtacattttctctttctaa GTGGCATTTAAGCACAACGATTAGTTACGCGACAGCGATATTATTTTTGATTGCTTTACTGCCGATAGCTTGGATGCACTTTGCGTGGAACCGATATAAGGACCCACATGATGAACATGAAGGACATATACCGCATCCTCGCAATAAATTATTGTGTTTTCTATATCAAACTAGCATAAAG GTCGTTTGGAGTGCATTCCTCAGGACAGTGCTATACTTGGTAATAACGATAATGCTAGCAACGTGTGCCATGTTTGACATGATT TTTGAATGCAAAAATGTGAATGAGCTTGcaagtaataatataacatCCAGCGTGTTGGATCCTGATGGTACGAAACTTGATTGCGTGGCTACACCTTGG CAAATGACGCAAACTTGCTCCTTGGCAATTCTGACAAGCTTTCTGTTTTTGAGACTCCATTATATCCTAAAGTTAGTAATAGGCATCATAGTagtgatattttattcgtgGAATGTTTGGGCGTATCGTTCAAATTTGTTTCAG TCAGGCGAAAGATGGAATCCACATTTAGAACCAAGACTGGCTCACATTTTAAGCATAGTTTTCCTTGCCTTTTCGTTGCATCTCATAGATCGTCAG gCAGAATATCTGAGCAGATTGGACTACTTATGGAAACGTCAATTGACCAAGGAACAAGATGAAGCATTCCATACGAGGAACGCTAATAAACTTCTACtacgtaatattttaccaGAACATGTTG CGGAGTTCTATTTGAACATGAACAGAACAGAAGAAAACGAGCCCTATCACGAAGCTCATAATAACGTGGCCGTCATGTTTGCTTCATTAACGGACGTATCCATTGATGGAAGTAATACTCTGGCAGATCTAAACGAGATCATATGTGAATttgacaaattattatttgagcCATGCTACGTTTGTCGAAttgaaaaaatcaaaattgctg GTACCACCTATATGGCAGCTTGTGGATTGGAAGCCGGTCGACGAGATTCGATGCGTAGCACAGTAAGCGAGGAAAATTTCAACGACAATGTGGTAAAAGTTATGGCTCAGTTCGCAGCCGAGATGATGGCAGTACTAGATAAATTGAAGAGGAAATCTTTTTACACATCCAAACCTTATAG aCTAAGAATTGGAATATCACATGGCGAAGTAACAGCAGGAGTAGTAGGCGCTCAAAAGCCATTGTATGATATCTGGGGTGATGCTGTGAACATGGCATCGAGAATGGATACGACAGGTGTTCCAGGAAAAATACAG GTTACGGCAGAGACTGCAGCTGTTCTTGAACAGCAAGATGTTAAGTGTCACCTTCGAGGAGAAACGTATGTCAAACCGAAAGGATTCGTTACAACATACTTTGTTGGTATCGACGATAACCGACAACTTCAAAGAGCGGATTCTATCGAGGAGACCAGTCTGTGA
- the Acxd gene encoding adenylyl cyclase X D isoform X3 yields MNEIVIRRSFLDHRKCVESTLRLNYEKDQEEQLTRSILPQHIAAKIKKDFRDIFRFIEEHKKPPPKGRPHNDLCVETHNNVSILYADVVNFSGLTVTLPVRKLVETLNDLFGSFDEASERHNVLRIKFLGDCYYCVSGVPTPNSQHAKNCVDLGLDMIKIIKDVRAKVRRESGVDVNMRIGVHSGNIISGILGNNKWQYDVWSRDVVIANKMEQTGKPGKVHVTQQTLDLVNANEYDCVPVESLNDEVLKKYGIRSYLITPSTPDPPSTQNSENTLTVMTPSTPPVSNKHYVRFYVRSSVTNAASRSSRRLTATINNHVDMFPGSCRRRTHFMDSCLRDYHLMLKAADAEMENAIKKMPLTKWKQWCKWEEMNPIFLTFQQWNWEIPFLKEPDPLFKFYIGSAVFVLIFMGLIYLVPTFSLSKWHLSTTISYATAILFLIALLPIAWMHFAWNRYKDPHDEHEGHIPHPRNKLLCFLYQTSIKVVWSAFLRTVLYLVITIMLATCAMFDMIFECKNVNELASNNITSSVLDPDGTKLDCVATPWQMTQTCSLAILTSFLFLRLHYILKLVIGIIVVIFYSWNVWAYRSNLFQSGERWNPHLEPRLAHILSIVFLAFSLHLIDRQAEYLSRLDYLWKRQLTKEQDEAFHTRNANKLLLRNILPEHVAEFYLNMNRTEENEPYHEAHNNVAVMFASLTDVSIDGSNTLADLNEIICEFDKLLFEPCYVCRIEKIKIAGTTYMAACGLEAGRRDSMRSTVSEENFNDNVVKVMAQFAAEMMAVLDKLKRKSFYTSKPYRLRIGISHGEVTAGVVGAQKPLYDIWGDAVNMASRMDTTGVPGKIQVTAETAAVLEQQDVKCHLRGETYVKPKGFVTTYFVGIDDNRQLQRADSIEETSL; encoded by the exons ATGAATGAAATTGTTATCAGACGATCGTTCCTAGATCACCGCAAGTGTGTGGAATCGACACTGCGGTTGAATTATGAGAAAGATCAGGAA gaGCAACTTACGCGGAGTATATTGCCTCAACATATAGCTgcaaagataaagaaagattttagggacatttttagatttataGAAGAACATAAAAAGCCTCCTCCCAAAGGTCGTCCTCATAA TGATTTATGCGTCGAAACGCACAACAACGTAAGCATTTTATATGCTGACGTGGTGAATTTTTCCGGACTAACCGTGACATTGCCCGTACGAAAATTAGTAGAGACATTGAACGATTTGTTCGGTAGTTTTGATGAGGCTTCCGAAAGGCATAATGTTCTGCGTATCAAATTCTTAGGTGATTGTTACTATTGCGTAAGCGGAGTACCGACTCCGAATTCTCAGCATGCAAAAAACTGCGTAGATTTAg GCCTTGATATGATAAAGATCATCAAAGATGTGAGAGCAAAAGTACGTCGCGAGAGCGGTGTGGATGTAAATATGAGAATAGGAGTTCACTCGGGCAACATAATATCGGGGATCCTGGGTAACAACAAGTGGCAGTATGATGTCTGGTCACGCGATGTCGTTATAGCTAACAAAATGGAGCAAACAGGAAAACCCGGAAAGGTTCATGTTACACAGCAAACATTGGACCTCGTGAACGCTAACGAATACGACTGCGTTCCGGTGGAGTCCTTGAATGACGAGGTTCTCAAGAAATACGGAATTCGAAGTTACTTGATAACACCTTCGACTCCAGACCCTCCGTCTACGCAG AACAGCGAGAACACCTTGACAGTCATGACTCCAAGCACCCCTCCGGTGTCCAACAAGCATTACGTGAGATTCTACGTACGAAGCAGCGTTACTAACGCTGCCTCGAGAAGCAGTAGACGACTTACTGCTACTATAAATAATCACGTTGATATGTTCCCCGGCTCTTGCAGACGACGTACACACTTTATGGACTCCTGTTTGCGAGATTATCATCTGATGCTCAAAGCGGCAGATGCGGAGATGGAGAATGCTATTAAGAAAATGCCTCTCACCAAGTGGAA GCAATGGTGCAAGTGGGAAGAGATGAAtccaatatttttaacatttcaacAGTGGAATTGGGAGATACCGTTTCTGAAAGAACCAGACCcacttttcaaattttatatcggTTCCGCTGTTTTCGTTCTGATTTTTATGGGACTCATTTACCTGGTGCCtacattttctctttctaa GTGGCATTTAAGCACAACGATTAGTTACGCGACAGCGATATTATTTTTGATTGCTTTACTGCCGATAGCTTGGATGCACTTTGCGTGGAACCGATATAAGGACCCACATGATGAACATGAAGGACATATACCGCATCCTCGCAATAAATTATTGTGTTTTCTATATCAAACTAGCATAAAG GTCGTTTGGAGTGCATTCCTCAGGACAGTGCTATACTTGGTAATAACGATAATGCTAGCAACGTGTGCCATGTTTGACATGATT TTTGAATGCAAAAATGTGAATGAGCTTGcaagtaataatataacatCCAGCGTGTTGGATCCTGATGGTACGAAACTTGATTGCGTGGCTACACCTTGG CAAATGACGCAAACTTGCTCCTTGGCAATTCTGACAAGCTTTCTGTTTTTGAGACTCCATTATATCCTAAAGTTAGTAATAGGCATCATAGTagtgatattttattcgtgGAATGTTTGGGCGTATCGTTCAAATTTGTTTCAG TCAGGCGAAAGATGGAATCCACATTTAGAACCAAGACTGGCTCACATTTTAAGCATAGTTTTCCTTGCCTTTTCGTTGCATCTCATAGATCGTCAG gCAGAATATCTGAGCAGATTGGACTACTTATGGAAACGTCAATTGACCAAGGAACAAGATGAAGCATTCCATACGAGGAACGCTAATAAACTTCTACtacgtaatattttaccaGAACATGTTG CGGAGTTCTATTTGAACATGAACAGAACAGAAGAAAACGAGCCCTATCACGAAGCTCATAATAACGTGGCCGTCATGTTTGCTTCATTAACGGACGTATCCATTGATGGAAGTAATACTCTGGCAGATCTAAACGAGATCATATGTGAATttgacaaattattatttgagcCATGCTACGTTTGTCGAAttgaaaaaatcaaaattgctg GTACCACCTATATGGCAGCTTGTGGATTGGAAGCCGGTCGACGAGATTCGATGCGTAGCACAGTAAGCGAGGAAAATTTCAACGACAATGTGGTAAAAGTTATGGCTCAGTTCGCAGCCGAGATGATGGCAGTACTAGATAAATTGAAGAGGAAATCTTTTTACACATCCAAACCTTATAG aCTAAGAATTGGAATATCACATGGCGAAGTAACAGCAGGAGTAGTAGGCGCTCAAAAGCCATTGTATGATATCTGGGGTGATGCTGTGAACATGGCATCGAGAATGGATACGACAGGTGTTCCAGGAAAAATACAG GTTACGGCAGAGACTGCAGCTGTTCTTGAACAGCAAGATGTTAAGTGTCACCTTCGAGGAGAAACGTATGTCAAACCGAAAGGATTCGTTACAACATACTTTGTTGGTATCGACGATAACCGACAACTTCAAAGAGCGGATTCTATCGAGGAGACCAGTCTGTGA